One Ooceraea biroi isolate clonal line C1 chromosome 6, Obir_v5.4, whole genome shotgun sequence genomic window carries:
- the LOC105276939 gene encoding uncharacterized protein LOC105276939 has product MASVDDDMIVDQTWSDRLLAKGRKSPFLVASVITLAGICGYGAYSYKTRKISTQMYLLQLRVIAQGSAVACLTGGMLYHMVRKFYLHEKDEP; this is encoded by the exons ATGGCCTCAGTTGATGATGATATGATCGTAGACCAAACTTGGTCAGACAGATTACTTGCAAAAGGACGAAAATCGCCATTTCTTGTGGCAA GTGTAATAACTTTGGCAGGCATTTGTGGCTACGGTGCTTATTCTTACAAAACCAGGAAGATATCTACGCAAATGTATCTATTACAACTTCGAGTTATTGCACAAGGATCTGCGGTAGCTTGTTTGACGGGAGGCATGCTGTATCACATGGTACGGAAATTTTACCTACATGAAAAAGATGAACCTTGA